A genome region from Ursus arctos isolate Adak ecotype North America unplaced genomic scaffold, UrsArc2.0 scaffold_18, whole genome shotgun sequence includes the following:
- the LOC113266303 gene encoding lipocalin Can f 6.0101-like isoform X1, whose product MTDHFTEWEEERWCPLDEKTRSGPDIKTEDWRVEPPAGRDSLSVTVGKTVPSPAKMKLLVLCLGLILVCAHEEGNDVVRRNFDVSKISGYWYSVLLASDVREKIEENGSMRVFVNHIEVLSNSSLFFNMHIKVDGKCTELALLSDKTEKDGDYSVEYDGYNVFRIVETDYTDYIIFHLVNFNEKDSFQLIELYAREPDTSEEVKKNFVEYCQKHGIVKENIFDLTEVDRCLQARGSEEAQDSRRVSQLKPKKVGPSKCCPLVELERWEGDCIIKPWALGMGPGCPSHTQEEQA is encoded by the exons ATGACAGACCATTTCACggagtgggaggaggaaaggTGGTGTCCCCTGGATGAAAAAACTAGATCCGGACCAGATATAAAAACAGAGGATTGGAGAGTGGAGCCACCAGCAGGGAGAGACTCCCTCTCAGTGACTGTGGGGAAGACGGTGCCATCCCCTGCCAAGATGAAGCTGCTGGTGCTGTGTTTGGGGCTGATTCTAGTCTGTGCCCACGAGGAAGGAAACGATGTTGTGAGAAGAAACTTCGATGTTTCAAAG ATTTCAGGATATTGGTATTCTGTTCTCTTGGCCTCCGATGTCAGGgaaaagatagaagaaaatgGTAGCATGAGGGTTTTTGTGAATCACATTGAAGTCCTGAGCAACTCTTCTCTGTTCTTTAACATGCATATAAA AGTGGATGGAAAGTGTACTGAACTTGCTCTGCTTTctgacaaaacagaaaaggatGGTGACTATAGTGTTGAGT ATGATGGATACAATGTATTTAGGATAGTTGAAACAGACTACACTGACTACATTATATTTCATCTTGTGAATTTCAACGAGAAGGACTCATTCCAACTGATAGAGCTCTATG CCCGAGAACCAGACACGAGTGAAGAAGTCAAGAAAAATTTTGTGGAATATTGCCAAAAACATGGAATTGTTAAGGAAAACATCTTCGACCTGACAGAAGTTG ATCGCTGTCTCCAGGCCCGAGGGAGTGAAGAGGCCCAGGACTCCAG GAGAGTGTCTCAGCTCAAACCGAAGAAAGTGGGACCTTCAAAGTGTTGCCCATTGGTGGAATTGGAGAGATGGGAAGGCGACTGCATCATAAAACCCTGGGCTCTTGGAATGGGTCCTGGCTGTCCGTCACACACCCAAGAAGAGCAGGCCTAG
- the LOC113266303 gene encoding lipocalin Can f 6.0101-like isoform X2: MTDHFTEWEEERWCPLDEKTRSGPDIKTEDWRVEPPAGRDSLSVTVGKTVPSPAKMKLLVLCLGLILVCAHEEGNDVVRRNFDVSKISGYWYSVLLASDVREKIEENGSMRVFVNHIEVLSNSSLFFNMHIKVDGKCTELALLSDKTEKDGDYSVEYDGYNVFRIVETDYTDYIIFHLVNFNEKDSFQLIELYAREPDTSEEVKKNFVEYCQKHGIVKENIFDLTEVDRCLQARGSEEAQDSRS; this comes from the exons ATGACAGACCATTTCACggagtgggaggaggaaaggTGGTGTCCCCTGGATGAAAAAACTAGATCCGGACCAGATATAAAAACAGAGGATTGGAGAGTGGAGCCACCAGCAGGGAGAGACTCCCTCTCAGTGACTGTGGGGAAGACGGTGCCATCCCCTGCCAAGATGAAGCTGCTGGTGCTGTGTTTGGGGCTGATTCTAGTCTGTGCCCACGAGGAAGGAAACGATGTTGTGAGAAGAAACTTCGATGTTTCAAAG ATTTCAGGATATTGGTATTCTGTTCTCTTGGCCTCCGATGTCAGGgaaaagatagaagaaaatgGTAGCATGAGGGTTTTTGTGAATCACATTGAAGTCCTGAGCAACTCTTCTCTGTTCTTTAACATGCATATAAA AGTGGATGGAAAGTGTACTGAACTTGCTCTGCTTTctgacaaaacagaaaaggatGGTGACTATAGTGTTGAGT ATGATGGATACAATGTATTTAGGATAGTTGAAACAGACTACACTGACTACATTATATTTCATCTTGTGAATTTCAACGAGAAGGACTCATTCCAACTGATAGAGCTCTATG CCCGAGAACCAGACACGAGTGAAGAAGTCAAGAAAAATTTTGTGGAATATTGCCAAAAACATGGAATTGTTAAGGAAAACATCTTCGACCTGACAGAAGTTG ATCGCTGTCTCCAGGCCCGAGGGAGTGAAGAGGCCCAGGACTCCAG gagttAA
- the LOC113266303 gene encoding lipocalin Can f 6.0101-like isoform X3, which translates to MTDHFTEWEEERWCPLDEKTRSGPDIKTEDWRVEPPAGRDSLSVTVGKTVPSPAKMKLLVLCLGLILVCAHEEGNDVVRRNFDVSKISGYWYSVLLASDVREKIEENGSMRVFVNHIEVLSNSSLFFNMHIKVDGKCTELALLSDKTEKDGDYSVEYDGYNVFRIVETDYTDYIIFHLVNFNEKDSFQLIELYAREPDTSEEVKKNFVEYCQKHGIVKENIFDLTEVDRCLQARGSEEAQDSSAE; encoded by the exons ATGACAGACCATTTCACggagtgggaggaggaaaggTGGTGTCCCCTGGATGAAAAAACTAGATCCGGACCAGATATAAAAACAGAGGATTGGAGAGTGGAGCCACCAGCAGGGAGAGACTCCCTCTCAGTGACTGTGGGGAAGACGGTGCCATCCCCTGCCAAGATGAAGCTGCTGGTGCTGTGTTTGGGGCTGATTCTAGTCTGTGCCCACGAGGAAGGAAACGATGTTGTGAGAAGAAACTTCGATGTTTCAAAG ATTTCAGGATATTGGTATTCTGTTCTCTTGGCCTCCGATGTCAGGgaaaagatagaagaaaatgGTAGCATGAGGGTTTTTGTGAATCACATTGAAGTCCTGAGCAACTCTTCTCTGTTCTTTAACATGCATATAAA AGTGGATGGAAAGTGTACTGAACTTGCTCTGCTTTctgacaaaacagaaaaggatGGTGACTATAGTGTTGAGT ATGATGGATACAATGTATTTAGGATAGTTGAAACAGACTACACTGACTACATTATATTTCATCTTGTGAATTTCAACGAGAAGGACTCATTCCAACTGATAGAGCTCTATG CCCGAGAACCAGACACGAGTGAAGAAGTCAAGAAAAATTTTGTGGAATATTGCCAAAAACATGGAATTGTTAAGGAAAACATCTTCGACCTGACAGAAGTTG ATCGCTGTCTCCAGGCCCGAGGGAGTGAAGAGGCCCAGGACTCCAG TGCTGAGTGA